In the genome of Heterodontus francisci isolate sHetFra1 chromosome 15, sHetFra1.hap1, whole genome shotgun sequence, one region contains:
- the LOC137377873 gene encoding salivary glue protein Sgs-3-like yields MQESQTVFSWLQLWAKADEIAATSAPSTAQAASSYPATSAPSTAQAASSYPATSAPSTAQAASSYPATSAPSTAQAASSYPATSAPSTAQAASSYPATSTPSTAQAASSYPATAAPSTAQAASSYPATSKPSTAQAASSYPATSAPSTAQAASSYPATSKPSTAQAASSYPATSAPSTAQAASSYPATSAPSTAQAASSYPATSAPSTAQAASSYPATSKPSTAQAASSDPATSKPSTAQAASSYPATSKPSTAQAASSYPATSKPSTAQAASSYPATSKPSTAQAASSYPATSKPSTAQAASSYPATSKPSTAQAASSYPATSKPSTAQAASSFPATTSPLQPGLAIAVCVYLPSNGPHVHFKADFRIGMILPYLMKV; encoded by the coding sequence ATGCAGGAGTCACAAACTGTTTTTAGCTGGTTGCAGCTCTGGGCGAAAGCTGATGAAATCGCTGCAACATCAGCACCATCCACAGCACAGGCAGCCTCCTCTTACCCTGCAACATCAGCACCATCTACAGCACAGGCAGCCTCCTCCTACCCTGCAACATCAGCACCATCTACAGCACAGGCAGCCTCCTCCTACCCTGCAACATCAGCACCATCTACAGCACAGGCAGCCTCCTCCTACCCTGCAACATCAGCACCATCTACAGCACAGGCAGCCTCCTCTTACCCTGCAACATCAACACCATCTACAGCACAGGCAGCCTCCTCCTACCCTGCAACAGCAGCACCATCTACAGCACAGGCAGCCTCCTCCTACCCTGCAACATCAAAACCATCTACAGCACAGGCAGCCTCCTCCTACCCTGCAACATCAGCACCATCTACAGCACAGGCAGCCTCCTCCTACCCTGCAACATCAAAACCATCTACAGCACAGGCAGCCTCCTCTTACCCTGCAACATCAGCACCATCTACAGCACAGGCAGCCTCCTCCTACCCTGCAACATCAGCACCATCTACAGCACAGGCAGCCTCCTCCTACCCTGCAACATCAGCACCATCGACAGCACAGGCAGCCTCCTCCTACCCTGCAACATCAAAACCATCTACAGCACAGGCAGCCTCCTCTGATCCTGCAACATCAAAACCATCTACAGCACAGGCAGCCTCCTCTTATCCTGCAACATCAAAACCATCGACAGCACAGGCAGCCTCCTCCTACCCTGCAACATCAAAACCATCTACAGCACAGGCAGCCTCCTCTTATCCTGCAACATCAAAACCATCTACAGCACAGGCAGCCTCCTCTTATCCTGCAACATCAAAACCATCTACAGCACAGGCAGCCTCCTCTTATCCTGCAACATCAAAACCATCTACAGCACAGGCAGCCTCCTCTTATCCTGCAACATCAAAACCATCTACAGCACAGGCAGCCTCCTCCTTCCCTGCAACAACTAGCCCATTGCAACCAGGCCTTGCAATTGCAGTGTGCGTGTATTTACCAAGTAATGGTCCACATGTTCATTTCAAAGCTGATTTTAGAATCGGTATGATTTTGCCTTACCTAATGAAAGTGTAA